GGAAACTATCTATTAAAAATTACCATTCCTGATTTTGGCGTTGTTACGTCAAATACTGTAGCCGTAAATCTTGCCCTCGAAAACAATACTATAACCAACAATGGTCCACTATGCGAAAACGGAACTGTTCTGCTTTCATCCAATATCACCAATACCGCCTATACTTATCAATGGTTTAAAAACGATATTGCAATAGCAGGAGCCGTTTCCAGCACGCATACGGCATCTGAAGAAGGCAATTACTATCTTATAGCCACAAGTGGCACCTGCACGAAACAGTCAAATACTGTTGCATTGCAGATTCCTACTTTCACAATCACAACAACTTCACCTGCTTTTGACATACTGATACCGGGCGAACAAAAAACACTATCCGTATCTACCGATGCCACTACTCCTCAATTTGCGTGGTTCCGCAATAACGACCCGATTCCGGGAGCCAACCAAAGCAGCTATGTTGCCACACAAAACGGAACCTATAAAGTTGTGGTTACGCAAAATCAGGGCTGCCTTATTCAAAAAGAAAAAGTATTTGTATTGGAATACCCAACCGGATTTGAAGTAACCATTGCCCCTACCACCAGCTACACGGCTTGTGATAACGGACCTGTTACCTTATCCGTCACCCGTTTTATTGCCAATACGTCACAAGGTACAATCGACCTGACCAACAGAAACAACAGTGCTTATACCTATCAATGGTTTAAAAATACTTCTACCATTACAGGAGCAACCGGCACAAGCCATACCATAAACAGGGCGACAGAAAACGGCAGCTATACCGTAAGCATAACCCTGCCTGATTTTGCACCTGTGGTTTCTAATGCCATTGACATAAAACTATCGCCGGAAAACACTACAATCAGCAGTTCCGGAGCGCTGTGTGAGGGAAGCAGTGTTATCCTTTCGTCAAGTGTTGCCAATTCCGCCTATACCTACCAATGGTTTAAAAACGACCTTCCAATTCCGGGGGCTACTACGGACAGCCATACAGCAGATTCGGAAGGAAACTATTACCTGATTATGAGCCAGAGCGGATGTACCAGACAGTCAAACACCATTTCACTAACCATAGGACAGATTAGCATTGCCAGCACATCGCCTGCTACGGACATCCTGCTTCCGGGAGAAACCAAAACATTTACCGTAACGACAGATGCGGCGGCTCCGCAGTTTGCGTGGTTTCGCAACAACGACCCGATTCCGGGAGCCAACCAGAGCAGTTATACGGCTACACAAAACGGCACTTACAAGGTCATGGTTACACAGACGCAAGGCTGTAATGCTACTGCCGAAAAAGTATTTGTATTGGAATACCCAACCGGGTTTGAAGTAACCATTGCCCCTACCACCAACTACACGGCTTGTGATAACGGACCTGTTACCTTATCCGTTACCCGTTTTATTGCCAATACGTCACAAGGTACAATCGACCTGACCAACAGAAACAACAGTGCTTATACCTATCAATGGTTTAAAAATACTTCTACCATTACAGGAGCTACTGGCACAAGCCATACCATAAACAGCGCGACAGAAAACGGCAGCTATACCGTAAGCATAACCCTGCCTGATTTTGCACCTGTGGTTTCTAATGCCGTTGACATAAAACTATCCCCGGAAAACACAACAATCAGCAGTTCCGGAGCGCTGTGCGAGGGAAGCAGTGTTACCCTTTCGTCAAGCATTACTAATTCTGCCTATACCTACCAATGGTTTAAAAACGACCTTCCAATTCCGGGGGCTACTACGGACAGCCATACAGCAGATTCGGAAGGAAACTATTACCTGATTATGAGCCAGAGCGGATGTACCAGACAGTCAAACACCATTTCACTAACCATAGGACAGATTAGCATTGCCAGCACATCGCCTGCTACGGACATCCTGCTTCCGGGAGAAACCAAAACATTTACCGTAACGACAGATGCGGCGGCTCCGCAGTTTGCGTGGTTCCGCAACAACGACCCGATTCCGGGAGCCAACCAGAGCAGTTATACGGCTACACAAAACGGCACTTACAAGGTCGTGGTTACACAGACGCAAGGCTGTAATGCTACTGCCGAAAAAGTATTTGTATTGGAATACCCAACCGGATTTCAAAGCACCATCAGTGCTAATTCTGATTACCAGCAATGTTCCAGTACCTCAATCACATTAAGTCTGACCAGCCTTATTGCTACTACTCCATCAGGAACTATTCCTGTGGATAACACTTCCGGATATACTTTCCAGTGGTTCAAAAATAGTGACCCTGTAATTGGTGCCATCGCTTCATCGCTAACGCTTAGCAGTCCATCTGAAAATGGCATCTATAAACTGCAAATCACTTTGCCTGATTTTGCACCTGTATTTTCCAATGATATAACCGTAAATCTTTTCTCAGGACAACCTTTGGCTATTACAGCTGTCGGACAATTGTGTCCTGAAAATCCACAAGTAATAATTCAGAGTAATTTTTCAAATAGCTCCTATACTTACACCTGGTTCAAAAACGGTGATGAAATCGGAACAGGAAACAACCCTAGCTTTACCGCTACAGAAACAGGCAACTATAAACTCTCTGTAAATACGGGAAGCTGTACATTCGAATCCAATACTCTCGAAATACGGGAAAGCGATTTTAATCTTACACCATACAGTCCGTTGGATGATACGATTATTCCGGGTCAGGTCA
This portion of the Flavobacterium lindanitolerans genome encodes:
- a CDS encoding gliding motility-associated C-terminal domain-containing protein, with amino-acid sequence MKIYNQRKKLCLLYCFLFGLCFAGFGYAQITISTPSIAFTQACASANFNTYNFSFSFFPVQNLGASNQFIVELSDRNGSFTNPVIVKTLTNTTSPVTSNFNLPTDTYGEGYRIRVRSTNPVKVSPNSNAFAAYYAAHNQAFSINGNNSTVTLCGNESFLLQIDNDGTPASPLYYPSLNYKWYKNFIEIPGERGASLTVTQPGSYYVIVDYGTCVMNSYSNIVQVQVQSPISPVIQAENNSTAICPNDTRTLTSVLQNAGYTYAWYKNNNSIPGATGPTYQASEEGIYHLEITVSGCTFESDPIALEVIDFNLSLSTPSQIVLIPGETITVNTITDAQNPQFQWHKNTSPLPGATQAALNITQAGDYTVSVTEAQPCNITKESTVSVVYPSGFDVQVQTGTGYTSCTSTATTLSISRFDAITENNNINLLGNTYNYSYQWYKNDIAIPGATNISLPVNSPSENGNYLLKITIPDFGVVTSNTVAVNLALENNTITNNGPLCENGTVLLSSNITNTAYTYQWFKNDIAIAGAVSSTHTASEEGNYYLIATSGTCTKQSNTVALQIPTFTITTTSPAFDILIPGEQKTLSVSTDATTPQFAWFRNNDPIPGANQSSYVATQNGTYKVVVTQNQGCLIQKEKVFVLEYPTGFEVTIAPTTSYTACDNGPVTLSVTRFIANTSQGTIDLTNRNNSAYTYQWFKNTSTITGATGTSHTINRATENGSYTVSITLPDFAPVVSNAIDIKLSPENTTISSSGALCEGSSVILSSSVANSAYTYQWFKNDLPIPGATTDSHTADSEGNYYLIMSQSGCTRQSNTISLTIGQISIASTSPATDILLPGETKTFTVTTDAAAPQFAWFRNNDPIPGANQSSYTATQNGTYKVMVTQTQGCNATAEKVFVLEYPTGFEVTIAPTTNYTACDNGPVTLSVTRFIANTSQGTIDLTNRNNSAYTYQWFKNTSTITGATGTSHTINSATENGSYTVSITLPDFAPVVSNAVDIKLSPENTTISSSGALCEGSSVTLSSSITNSAYTYQWFKNDLPIPGATTDSHTADSEGNYYLIMSQSGCTRQSNTISLTIGQISIASTSPATDILLPGETKTFTVTTDAAAPQFAWFRNNDPIPGANQSSYTATQNGTYKVVVTQTQGCNATAEKVFVLEYPTGFQSTISANSDYQQCSSTSITLSLTSLIATTPSGTIPVDNTSGYTFQWFKNSDPVIGAIASSLTLSSPSENGIYKLQITLPDFAPVFSNDITVNLFSGQPLAITAVGQLCPENPQVIIQSNFSNSSYTYTWFKNGDEIGTGNNPSFTATETGNYKLSVNTGSCTFESNTLEIRESDFNLTPYSPLDDTIIPGQVKTLSITTDALQPAIDWFRYDIQISNSSSSSFAVNRDGDYKAVVKQTQGCEITKETVFNLRYPNEMNIAIATNSEFQQCGSTTATLKITSFNAVIPDGPISILNNTYNYQYQWFRNGEPVAGATGLTLTLNNHNDTGSYTLQVTIPDYAVIVSNAITVNLSFANEVVISTNDILCSSETTVTIRSNINSPEYTYKWYKQGNGTVIGTENSLTVNSAGNYFLVVSYLDCTITSNTLEVVPFDMSQITVDSPRDITLILGTSITLTASGAHTYEWYFNDEIVSNGPSVTIEEPGTYKLIAKVGECQVTKEFVVTGMENNMMAIPNVVTPNADGINDTWNLPTKYVNNENVEVVIYGPDGAIVFRSTRYLNNWPESSFTYSLKNPVYYYTIMEGNKITERGSITIVK